A stretch of DNA from Methanolinea mesophila:
AGAATTCTTGAAGCATTCTATTCCAAGATATCATGAATACCGCGATAATTTAGATTTGAATGCATTGATATATTTCGTAATTAATGCAAATTCGCCCTTAATTGCATTAGAGTTAAAATTTTTGATTTCCTTCACCGGGATTGAAACCTTTTGCAGTGATTTCGAGAGTTTAGGACAAGGTGTGATTCCCAGGCGTTCAATCGAAAGAAATGAAAAAATAATTCAACAATTCTTCGATAAAAAGAAAATAAAAATTGAAGAATCAGTCATGAAAGAACTTGCCATTAAAGTTGCATTTCCGCATCCAGACTTAAAAGATAAAATGCGCCTTGCACTTTCTGCATTCTCTATCCCTTTTGATGATGATGATATGAATCTTGTTTCGATAAGAAATGAAATTGTCCATAACGGACAATTTAAATCTGAAAAGAACCCTCTGGAATTAACTTTCAGGGCCCAGAATCTTTTAATCAGAATCTTATTGTCGGTTTTGAATTACCATGGTAAATATATCAAAAGATCAATAGGTTATCGACAGATTGAGTTTCCTTGATGTTTTTTATTGATATTTCTGGTAATATTTATCGATTAAATACTATTCAGAAAGTTTTTGATATGCTACTTTAAACCAAGGCCCATTTCCCTGGTTCTTTTCGAAATATTCAAGCATATTTATTCCTATAAATGCAATTTTCTTTACATCCAAACTTAAAAATTCGTAAAATAAGGATTGTTCTTTGGTTTTATTTTTAGGATATGCCTTCTGGGACTTTAGATGCAAAATATTATTGCGTATTTCTTTTATTGTTAGATATTCATTCCACAATCCCGGGTTTTCATTATTTATTGGTTTCTGTGATAGTAATTTTGGTAATATTTCTAATATCTTTTTATCTGTAGAAATCCAGTCGCTCTGCAGTTGTAATGCATTATAATTCTTAATTTTATTTTTTATTTTTATTGGAAAAGTTTTCGTCACTTTTCGCTCAATGACGCTGTTGCAATATGTGTCAATCGATTGAAGAGTAAATGTAACCGCGATCATACAGTACTCAAAAAAATCGTAGAGATGAGGTAAATTTTCGTTTGCAACGTTTTTCCCCGTGCCATACGGATTGTTTTGAAAAGCAATAGTTTTCCGTAATTTTTTTGCCTTTATTGCAGAATTAATCGCAATATCCATTGCTAGTTTGAATGGAGCCGGGGTGATAAATCCAATTAATTCACCATTAGAGTCACGAGAAACGGTATTAACATAAGCAATTTCGCCTGGAATAAATGACGGTTTCCCGGGCACCGGGGGCGGAAAGACACCCGTAACCCTTAAATAAGCTTGGACTCGCCAATCGATTGGCTCAATATCGCTCATAAATATGCATATTCTTCGAAAATCGCATGAAACTTTTCCTTAAACGAAGCATATGAATAACATCCCCCCAATGTTCGTTCCGGTCGCTGGTCCGCTCCTCCTGGCGTCCGGTGCTCCCTTCTCCATTCGCTCACAACGTGGGGCTGATTTTACCGGTTCATCCTGATATGATGAAGGCCATGCTCGCTCAAGCATTCGCTTCGCATCGTCTGCCATTCCCGCTCCTCGCAGATTGTTTTACAGACTGCTCGTCGCTGAGTTCAAGACGGAATATGAACCCCATCGCCATAAAATGACCAGTAAAGGAGCGTGAATATCAGGATTACAAACAACAACAGCCAAAACGAGATTAAAACAACAAAGAGGGGAACGTTCATTATTCCGAGAGAACGGTAAATCGCCCCGTAAATCGCAATCAGGTAGCCCATCCAGAGGTTAATAGTGATTGCTCCCAGATGGACCGGAACCCAGGACCAGGGAAGTTCAGTTTCACCCTCCATACGAATCATATTGAAAACACACCACGAAGAACCTGTCTTGTCGCACCGTCCTCGTACAAAAAGACGGAGCGTCTCTTTTGCATGCATTGAGGGGCAAACCCCCCTCAAATTTAATGTAACTGCAACATTATCGAGGCATAACGGCCCGTAGTGTTCGTCTCCGTTTCGCTTCGTCCGCTCCTCCTCGCGTCCGGTGCTCCTTCGTTCCACTCCGCTCACACATCGGGCCTGCCTTTCCTCCCTTCCTAGGTGTCAGATGACGCCCGCGAGTTCGTCACAGGCTCCTCTCCCGCCGGCTGCAGGGTCTCGCTCCTCACAGACTGTTTCACAGACTGCTCGTCGCTGTGTCCTGGATCTCGACGCTCGGTGACTCGCTCCCTCTGGTCGCTCGGGCCGCTGTGGCCCGCCCGGCTCCCCTACGGTCGCCAGATTCCCACTCCCCCGCCCTTGCGTCGCGCCGGGGGATAGGCGAGTATCCCCCTCTCTCCGCACCCTCTGGGCCAGGCTCCTCCTCTCCAGGGGAGAGGCAGTGAAGAGGATATAGCCCTTCGGGCAAAAACTAAATAAAATGGTTGAAATTATTTAAAAATTTTAATATAGATAAAAAATCAAGAAAAAATTCAATGAATAACTTATTAGACTATTTAAAATGTAACAATTCATTTAAAATTTTGACACTTTTATTGGTCATAATTTTCATTTTACCTTTGGTCTGGTCAATTATTTTCTATAACGTTCCAGAAAACGTCCAAACATCATTGAAATTAAGTGTAAATAATACTCAAATATGGCAATATTTCACCCATAGTTTTGTTCATAATGATTTAACTCATCTCCAAAACAACCTCGAGACATATTTTATTGCAATAATTTTTGGTTTAATTTTTGCATTATTATCAAAAAATTTAAAAATTTTCCTCATACTAGTGTTACTATCAATTTTTATTTTCCCTCCGATATGGGGAATTTTAAAGGTTTTTTTCCTTAATGGTTTATTTCCGTCATCTTATGAATGTGGAAGCTCTGGGGTAATTGCAGCCCTTTTAGGGATAGTACCTGTGTTTTTTATATTATCATTTAGTAAATACACTGGAAAATCGTTGTTATTTCAAGAATACTTTTATTTTTTCTTAATTTACATAGTCTTTTTTTTCCAAGATACTTATAAAACAATGGATATCTCCCCATTTTTAATGGGAATATATATTGCCTCTCTTTTGGCTCTTTTCATTGTTATATTCTTTTATATCTATCATATCCGCCAAGCATTGGATTCCAAAAAGTTATTCATTTTAACATTATTTTCATTAATGCTCTTTTTATTGATTTATACCATTTTTATTGGTTTCTTTTTCCCGCAACAGTTAGTATCTTTAGGAGGCCGTACGGCTATTGAAACGCACTACGTTGGTCTTGTTTTTGGATTATTTGTATCCTATTCACTTGTTATTTTATCACAGAATACTTCTTTTTCATGGTTAAGGTGCTGATCTAGGTTTTTCATTTTTTTAGATTAAACGACACCCAATAGAACTTCCAGAAACATGATGGATGGGAGAAATTAACCCCTGTGAACTTACCTTATGATTGCATTAAGAATAACTTTGTATTACTTTCACACCGCGAGGCGACCTTATATTATAACTCCAGTCCAAGACTATGTGGTGACAAACACCATGAGTCCTACAACTATATTCAGCCACATCGGCAGCGTGAAGCAGTCCGATGGAGTACTCCGCATCGACATCAAGACCATGCAGGCCGTGATCGCACGGTCCGATGTGTCCCAGCTCCTCGACCACTACCCGGTGGACGTCTATAACATGGCGGACATCATCCAGACATGCGGATCTCCCGAGAA
This window harbors:
- a CDS encoding rhomboid family intramembrane serine protease: MNNLLDYLKCNNSFKILTLLLVIIFILPLVWSIIFYNVPENVQTSLKLSVNNTQIWQYFTHSFVHNDLTHLQNNLETYFIAIIFGLIFALLSKNLKIFLILVLLSIFIFPPIWGILKVFFLNGLFPSSYECGSSGVIAALLGIVPVFFILSFSKYTGKSLLFQEYFYFFLIYIVFFFQDTYKTMDISPFLMGIYIASLLALFIVIFFYIYHIRQALDSKKLFILTLFSLMLFLLIYTIFIGFFFPQQLVSLGGRTAIETHYVGLVFGLFVSYSLVILSQNTSFSWLRC